One Brachybacterium aquaticum genomic region harbors:
- a CDS encoding sugar transferase — protein MSDAASRRGRQLSANPTADSPRRASARSEWLAVPLMVTVDLLALVIAGAIAFVVRQEVLGPAGDLSENVADASSAMTAGWLLAIAFLNGYDRRLLPSGPELFRNVLHASVAAFGIVGAVVYLLDLELSRAYFLAFFALGPPLLVIDRLVLRRALNALRVRGHLRSSVIAVGPVEHVDDLARTIHRERWLGMDIVGAVIPASSRAVVGEQSTRGIPVLGTEADLLAIAAERSPEVLLFTAGSTANAEEFRRTAWALEDRDIRVIVVPALTEISAERVSMRPVAGLPLVHMDLPRARRAVTWAKRAFDVVGSALALVLLSPVLGLIALSVKLNDGGPVIFRQERVGHDGKLFEFLKFRTMVTDAEAIQVEMTERWAQDKGNDVMFKMRNDPRITKPGRFLRRYSLDELPQLWNVVRGEMSLVGPRPALPREVAVYTEDAHRRHNVRPGITGLWQVSGRSDLSWEDTMRLDLYYVDNWSFTQDLLILIRTVRAVISSAGAY, from the coding sequence TGGCGCTCGTGATCGCGGGTGCCATCGCGTTCGTCGTTCGGCAGGAAGTGCTGGGGCCGGCAGGGGATCTCAGCGAGAACGTGGCCGATGCTTCCTCTGCCATGACCGCGGGATGGTTGCTCGCCATCGCGTTCCTCAACGGCTATGACCGTCGCCTGCTTCCTTCAGGACCCGAACTCTTCCGCAACGTCTTGCATGCCTCCGTGGCGGCCTTCGGGATCGTGGGTGCCGTCGTCTATCTGCTCGATCTGGAGCTCTCGAGGGCCTACTTCCTTGCGTTCTTCGCGCTCGGCCCGCCGCTCCTCGTGATCGATCGCCTCGTGCTCCGGCGTGCCCTCAATGCGCTCAGGGTGCGGGGTCATCTGCGCAGTTCGGTGATCGCTGTGGGACCCGTCGAGCATGTCGACGACCTTGCCCGCACGATCCATCGCGAACGCTGGCTCGGGATGGACATCGTCGGTGCTGTGATTCCGGCGTCGTCCCGGGCGGTTGTCGGGGAGCAGTCGACGCGGGGGATCCCGGTGCTCGGCACGGAAGCGGACCTGTTGGCGATCGCTGCGGAACGGAGCCCGGAGGTGCTTCTCTTCACCGCCGGGTCCACCGCGAACGCCGAGGAGTTCCGCAGAACCGCGTGGGCGTTGGAAGACCGCGACATCCGAGTCATCGTGGTGCCCGCGCTCACCGAGATCTCCGCCGAACGCGTGTCGATGCGACCGGTGGCCGGCCTTCCCCTCGTGCACATGGACCTTCCTCGCGCTCGCCGCGCGGTCACCTGGGCGAAGCGTGCCTTCGACGTGGTCGGTTCCGCATTGGCACTCGTGCTCCTGTCTCCGGTGCTCGGTCTGATCGCGCTGTCGGTGAAGCTGAACGATGGCGGGCCGGTGATCTTCCGCCAGGAGCGCGTGGGCCACGACGGCAAGCTCTTCGAATTCCTGAAGTTCCGCACCATGGTCACCGACGCCGAAGCGATCCAGGTCGAGATGACCGAGCGCTGGGCCCAGGACAAGGGCAACGACGTCATGTTCAAGATGCGCAACGACCCCCGCATCACGAAGCCCGGTCGCTTCCTGCGCCGCTACTCCCTGGACGAGCTGCCGCAGCTGTGGAACGTGGTGCGCGGCGAGATGAGCCTCGTCGGGCCTCGCCCTGCCCTGCCTCGAGAGGTCGCGGTCTACACCGAGGATGCGCACCGCCGGCACAACGTCCGCCCAGGCATCACCGGGCTGTGGCAGGTTTCCGGCCGCAGCGACCTCAGCTGGGAGGACACGATGAGGCTCGACCTGTACTACGTGGACAACTGGTCGTTCACCCAGGACCTGCTCATCCTCATCCGCACGGTCCGAGCGGTCATCAGCTCCGCCGGAGCGTATTGA